One stretch of Trichomycterus rosablanca isolate fTriRos1 chromosome 3, fTriRos1.hap1, whole genome shotgun sequence DNA includes these proteins:
- the c1ql3a gene encoding complement C1q-like protein 3 produces MIAAGVLGVVMVLVLVVLIPVLVNSAGTSAHYEMLGTCRMVCDPYGTKSPSSTATAETAARDTGLVQSLPTFIQGPRGEPGRPGKIGPRGPPGEPGPPGPAGPPGERGDPGRPGLPGPPGPNSAGAISAATYSTVPKIAFYAGLKKQHEGYELLKFDDVVTNLGNHYDPTTGKFTCSIPGIYFFTYHVLMRGGDGTSMWADLCKNNQVRASAIAQDADQNYDYASNSAVLHLEPGDEVYIKLDGGKAHGGNNNKYSTFSGFIIYAD; encoded by the exons ATGATCGCGGCCGGGGTGCTCGGAGTGGTCATGGTTCTGGTGTTGGTCGTGCTCATCCCAGTTTTGGTGAACTCGGCCGGCACATCGGCGCACTATGAGATGCTGGGTACATGCAGGATGGTGTGCGATCCGTACGGCACCAAATCACCCAGCAGTACGGCCACAGCGGAGACAGCCGCGCGGGACACCGGTCTCGTACAATCGTTGCCCACCTTTATCCAGGGGCCGAGGGGAGAGCCAGGCCGTCCCGGGAAGATTGGACCACGTGGTCCACCTGGAGAGCCCGGACCTCCGGGACCCGCCGGCCCCCCTGGAGAGCGAGGAGATCCGGGACGACCAGGCTTACCTGGACCGCCGGGGCCCAACAGCGCAGGAGCCATCAGTGCCGCCACCTACAGCACCGTCCCCAAAATCGCCTTTTACGCGGGGCTTAAAAAGCAGCACGAAGGTTACGAGTTACTCAAGTTCGACGATGTAGTTACGAATCTGGGGAATCACTACGATCCGACCACAGGAAAGTTCACCTGCTCCATACCAGGGATCTATTTCTTTACCTACCATGTGCTGATGCGCGGCGGTGATGGAACAAGCATGTGGGCAGATCTGTGCAAAAACAACCAG GTGCGTGCGAGTGCCATAGCACAGGATGCGGATCAGAACTACGACTACGCCAGTAACAGTGCGGTTCTTCACCTGGAGCCCGGAGACGAAGTCTATATTAAACTGGACGGCGGCAAAGCACACGGaggcaacaacaacaaatacaGCACCTTCTCCGGCTTCATCATCTACGCTGATTAG